Proteins encoded in a region of the Tumebacillus sp. BK434 genome:
- a CDS encoding GNAT family N-acetyltransferase, translated as MRQANAADQAALREMMLEYIVDFYQREAPPAAKLDCLQAMLLSGDTGLQFVAEQDGAYQGFATLYFTYSTLRAERVVIMNDLYVREAYRGSGVAEKLFQACAAYTKENGFALMQWETAKDNSRAQRFYEKMGGEKGDWLNYSI; from the coding sequence GTGCGACAGGCAAATGCAGCAGATCAGGCCGCCTTGCGGGAGATGATGCTCGAATACATTGTGGATTTCTATCAGCGGGAAGCGCCGCCGGCAGCAAAATTGGACTGCCTGCAAGCGATGCTGCTCTCAGGTGATACCGGGCTACAGTTCGTGGCCGAGCAGGACGGAGCGTATCAGGGCTTTGCGACGCTTTACTTCACTTACAGCACGCTGCGGGCAGAGCGGGTCGTGATCATGAACGACCTGTACGTGCGGGAAGCGTATCGCGGGTCGGGCGTGGCGGAAAAGCTCTTCCAAGCATGCGCGGCTTATACGAAGGAGAACGGATTCGCGTTAATGCAATGGGAAACGGCAAAAGACAATAGCCGCGCCCAGCGGTTTTATGAGAAAATGGGTGGAGAGAAAGGCGATTGGCTGAATTATTCGATTTGA
- a CDS encoding DUF962 domain-containing protein → MEFRSYREFWPFYVLQHSKRATRLWHAVGTSCVFLLLIAAGFTGKWWLLLLIPVIAYGLAWFSHFFIEGNKPATFGHPLWSLCGDFQMYFLTISGQMGAEVARVQKLYQQKK, encoded by the coding sequence GTGGAGTTTCGTTCGTATCGGGAGTTTTGGCCCTTTTATGTGCTGCAGCATTCGAAGCGGGCGACGCGCCTGTGGCACGCGGTGGGCACGAGCTGTGTGTTTCTGCTCTTGATCGCCGCCGGATTTACCGGCAAGTGGTGGCTGCTCTTGCTGATTCCGGTGATCGCCTATGGCTTGGCCTGGTTCTCACACTTCTTCATCGAAGGCAACAAGCCGGCGACGTTTGGCCATCCGCTCTGGTCGCTCTGCGGCGATTTTCAGATGTACTTCCTGACGATCTCCGGCCAGATGGGTGCCGAGGTGGCACGCGTGCAGAAGTTGTATCAACAAAAGAAGTAA